One part of the Rhodococcus oxybenzonivorans genome encodes these proteins:
- the mce gene encoding methylmalonyl-CoA epimerase: MTQTSPSQPPSPLSSDLVTAIDHVGIAVPDLDSAIAWYAEHLGMVSTHEEVNEEQGVREAMLSVVGAPEGSTALQLLAPLNESSTIAKFIDRSGPGLQQLAYRVTDIDALSAQLRDRGVRLLYDAPRRGTADSRINFVHPKDAGGVLIELVEPSSGH; the protein is encoded by the coding sequence ATGACACAGACCTCCCCCTCTCAGCCTCCGTCGCCGCTGTCTTCGGACCTGGTGACCGCCATCGACCACGTCGGCATCGCCGTTCCCGACCTCGATTCGGCCATCGCGTGGTACGCGGAGCATCTCGGCATGGTGTCGACCCATGAGGAAGTGAACGAGGAGCAGGGCGTGCGCGAGGCGATGCTCAGCGTCGTCGGGGCGCCCGAGGGCAGCACCGCGCTGCAGCTGCTCGCCCCGCTGAACGAGAGCTCGACCATCGCCAAGTTCATCGACCGGAGCGGTCCCGGTCTCCAGCAGCTGGCGTACCGGGTCACCGACATCGACGCCCTCTCCGCGCAGCTCCGCGATCGCGGCGTACGCCTCCTCTACGACGCTCCCCGCCGCGGTACCGCGGACTCGCGGATCAACTTCGTCCATCCCAAGGATGCCGGCGGAGTCCTCATCGAGCTCGTGGAGCCGTCGTCAGGCCACTGA